A segment of the uncultured Desulfobulbus sp. genome:
CTCAGATCGCCGAGGCTGAAGGCGCCGACACCCTGATGGAGCTCTCTGCAGGCGGTGACCTGGACAAAATCCGACGAGAAGTCCTGGCCAACACCACGCTTCCTGTGGGAAATGTCCCACTCTACCAGGCCTTTAAAGAAACGGCCCGTCGCTATAAAAATCCTGCAAAACTGGATCCGGAATTTCTCTTTGAGCTGATCGAACGGCAGCTTGACGATGGCCTGAGTTTTATGGCCATCCACTGCGGCATCAACCGCTACACCATCGAGCGGCTGCGTAAACAAGGGTTTCGCTACGGCGGCCTGGCCTCCAAGGGCGGCACCTTCATGGTGGCCTGGATGGATGCCACCGGCAAGGAAAACCCTCTCTACGAACAGTTTGATCGCGTCTGTGCACTGATGAAAAAATATGATGCCATTCTCTCTTTAGGAAACGGCATACGTGCTGGCGCCATCCACGACAGCCACGATCGGGCTCAGATGGCGGAGATGATCATCAACTGTGAGCTCGCTGAACTGGGCCGGGAGATGGGCTGCCAGATGATGGTGGAAGGGCCGGGCCATGTGCCCCTGGATGAGATTGCAGCCAACATTCAGCTGGAAAAAAAGATGAGCGGCAACGCCCCGTATTACGTTCTGGGCCCCCTGCCCCTGGATACCGGCGCCGGCTACGACCACATCACCTCGGCCATTGGCGCGGCCAACTCCGCTCGCCATGGAGCAGACCTGGTCTGTTATATCACCCCGGCCGAGCACCTGGCGCTGCCCAATGAGGCTGATGTTCGCGAGGGCGTGCGCGCCACTCGTCTGGCACTACGCATTGGTGATGTGGCCAAATATCCCGAGCGGCGAGAGCGGGAAAAACAGGCAGCCATGGCCCGTCGTGACATGCGCTGGCAGGATCTGGAGCAGCATCTGCTTTTCCCCGAACTGGCCCGAGAGATTCGCAGGGAACGCACGCCCCAAGCCGATGACACCTGCACCATGTGTGGTGATTTCTGCGCCATGAAAAAGGGAATGGAGGTTTTTGCCCAGGATATCAGCTGTGAAAAACGGGCTCAGCAGGGCCAATAACCTTGTATCCGGCATAATTCCACATTTTCTCATACCCAGGAGAGCACCATGCGCCTTCTCGATACAACCATAGCCGCAATCAAACAACCAAATCAGACTGTCCACCAGCAAGCCCTGCAACGGCTGGCCGATCAGGCCAGACCCCAGGGGAGTCTGGGTATTCTCGAGCCTCTTTCCGCTCGACTCGCTGCCATTACCGGCACCCTTGATGTACGATTTTCCCAAAAAATTATCGTCACCTGCGCAGGCGATCATGGCGTGGTCGAGGAAGGGGTCAGCCTCTTCCCCCAGGAAGTCACCCCGCAGATGGTCTACAACTTTATCCAGGGGGGGGCCTCGGTCAGCGTCCTGGCAAACAATGCCGGTGGATCGGTCCGGGTTGCTGATCTGGGGGTTAAACACGATTTCCCCGAAGACCTGCCCATCTTCCATAAAAAGATCGCCTACGGCACGGCCAATTTTACCAAAGAGCCCGCCATGACCCGGGAACAGGCGATACTATCTCTTGAGGCGGGCATTGAAATCGTCAATCAGCTGGTCGATGAGGAAGGACTCGATCTTCTGGGGACCGGTGATATGGGGATTGGCAACACCACTCCTTCGGCAGCGATTATCGCTGCATTCTCCGGGCTACCGGTGGAAACTGTCACCGGTCGCGGGACCGGCATTGAC
Coding sequences within it:
- the thiC gene encoding phosphomethylpyrimidine synthase ThiC yields the protein MKTQIEHARALTLTPQMEAVAQAEGLSPQYICDKVALGEIVIANHPNRPQQKVVGIGTGLRTKLNASIGTSSDICDLQAEIRKAQIAEAEGADTLMELSAGGDLDKIRREVLANTTLPVGNVPLYQAFKETARRYKNPAKLDPEFLFELIERQLDDGLSFMAIHCGINRYTIERLRKQGFRYGGLASKGGTFMVAWMDATGKENPLYEQFDRVCALMKKYDAILSLGNGIRAGAIHDSHDRAQMAEMIINCELAELGREMGCQMMVEGPGHVPLDEIAANIQLEKKMSGNAPYYVLGPLPLDTGAGYDHITSAIGAANSARHGADLVCYITPAEHLALPNEADVREGVRATRLALRIGDVAKYPERREREKQAAMARRDMRWQDLEQHLLFPELAREIRRERTPQADDTCTMCGDFCAMKKGMEVFAQDISCEKRAQQGQ
- the cobT gene encoding nicotinate-nucleotide--dimethylbenzimidazole phosphoribosyltransferase; this encodes MRLLDTTIAAIKQPNQTVHQQALQRLADQARPQGSLGILEPLSARLAAITGTLDVRFSQKIIVTCAGDHGVVEEGVSLFPQEVTPQMVYNFIQGGASVSVLANNAGGSVRVADLGVKHDFPEDLPIFHKKIAYGTANFTKEPAMTREQAILSLEAGIEIVNQLVDEEGLDLLGTGDMGIGNTTPSAAIIAAFSGLPVETVTGRGTGIDNEALANKIRVIEQGLALHKPNPDDALDVLSKVGGLEIGGLAGLVIGAAGRGIPVVCDGLISTAGALIACELVPAAKDYLFASHNSVEIGHRCMLDRLGVQPLLNLDFRLGEGTGAAVAMHLIGAATRVLAEIKTFAEVGINDAQQQ